Within Sebastes fasciatus isolate fSebFas1 chromosome 19, fSebFas1.pri, whole genome shotgun sequence, the genomic segment CTGTTCCAGGAGTCCAACGTGGGGTCATAGCAGTCCAAAGTTTTACACCGCTGTGTGCCAAAGTACCCCCCCACCACGTACAGTTTGTTCCCCGATGCCACGGCCTGGCAGCTCATCCGCTTGGCCGTCACATCGCCCACTTTAGTCCACTGGTAGCTCTCACTGCTGAACTTATAAGCCGAGCATGCTGAGAACTCTGTATCCCCACCCATGACAAAGATCTGGTTTCCCAGTACGGCGGCGGCCGTGTAGCGCCACGGCTGCGGGCAGGACGCGGGCACAGACCATCGGTTCTCCTGCGGATCGTAGCACTGCACCTTGGGCAGCTTGTCGTGGGTGACGCTGGTTCCTCCGAAGGCAAAGAGCTTGAGCTTGACGCTGACCACTGCTGCATTGCTCACACCCTCCCTCAAAGGAGCTACCATGGTCCACTTGTTTGCCACTGGGTCATACTGCTCCACCTGTTTGAGTGATACAGACGGAGAAGCCGGGAGGCAGCCGGTTGCTGCCGTGTGACCTCCCACCACGTAGAGGCAGTGTTTCAGCTCCGCAGAGCCATGGCCAAACCTGGCAATGAGCATGGGCGCCGCCTTCGACCATTCCTCTTGGACGGTGTCGTAGACCCACACATCTTTGGACACACCATTCTCTGAGCCTCTCCCACCAGTGATGTACACCTTACAGCCGATGGCGCAGGCGCTGAACTCCTTCCTGGGGCTGGGTATGTCAGCCTTCGGGATGATCTCTTTGGCTTTCTGGTCCACCAGGTACAACTTGTCGCACATGAAAGTCTGCCCTCCCAGAAGAAATAGGGCATGGCTGGTCTTTCTCGGTCGAGCACACGGGCTGTTGACGACGCCATCGTTCTGCAGGATCTTCAGCTTACAGCGGATGGCTTCATCCACCAGCTCCTTGCTCTTGGGCTGGGCGTTGATCAGCTCTTCTGTCGAAACGTTCTCCATGAGAAAGATGGCGGGCAGCAGGGCCAGACGGACCGTCCTCAGGAGCTCTGGAAGATGGCAGTGCCTCTTTTCCAGGTCATAGTTGATCCAGTTAAGGGCAGCTTCATAAACCAGTCTCTCATCTTCAGTCTCTAGCTCCTCATGTGACAAAAGCTGCACCACCATATCTTTGGGCAGTTGGAGGAAGTCCTCAGTCTTGCAAATGGCGGGGAAGTTGCTGAGGCACATACCCCAGGAGAGCTCTGACAGCTTGGTGCATTGGTGGGCGTCAGACAGCAACAGCATGCCAAGGCAGTTAGACGGGTGAAGGTTTCTCTCTAGGAATTCAGCACAGGCATCCCGGATGTCCTGAAACTCTAGCATGTCCCCAGCCTCCAATAGTGACTCTGCGTTCTCTTCGTTGATGACCACACGTGACGAGTACGCGTAATCCAGCAGGAGCTCTAAAACCTCCGGGTGGATGGAGCCACGGAAGTCGACCTCGCTGGCCTGGCTCTCCCTCAGCCCTCCGCTGAACATGGCCTCAAAGTAGCGACTGCAGGCAGCCAGCACGGCCCGGTGGCAGGGGAAGGAGCGGCTGCCTGCATGAAGCAGGACGTCCGTgaaaagctgctgctgccgcaGCGAGTTGAGGTGCATGAGGACACTGTCCGCATAGGAGGACTTGTGGAACAGGTAGATGTTCATCGAGCCAGTGCTGGCCCGGGATTTCCGGTTCTCATGGACACACACGGACATTTTCATTGAAtcctgaaaaagaaaagacaagaaaGATCTCTCTTTAATGCATTTCATATTTAAAGTACATTACATAAAGTTCTACACTGTTTTGCTGAGGAAATGGTAGGTGTTTTTTTAGATTCTTGGTGTTTTTCAGTCTATGAATTCACATCATCTTAAAAGTCCTTTGCTTGAAGTTGCTACCATCATAAAGCTGAGACAGCCATCGGAAGAGGCATTCTCACTGTGACTCAAAGTAAAGACAGTCTAGCAAACAAATCATTTTGAAATTCAATAAAGGGCTGACTTTGATGTGCCAGTAAGACAAAAAGAGAAAGTTAAAAAACGACACATCAATTATATCTGCTGCTGTAGGTGAAGAAGAAGTTGTGAGAAGACCCGAGAGATCATAATAATGAGTTTCCCGTAAAGAGGAGGCAAGCTTTCAGTAATGATGGGAGACTGTTGCTGTCAAGACACAGAGTATAAGGAAAGAAATTAGATCATTAGAGTAAGAGTTTATCTTCTATCCTATCAATCTACATCTAAAGTCTCTGAAGATAAAGTGTTATAGTGGGCCTAACTTtcctttttaaattgttttctcaGACTGTATAGGCACAGTGTGGTATTGATGctgaaatattacatttttgcagccctaatattcaTAATTTGATGAACGATGTGCATTTTTTGGTTAGTATTGCAATCCTTCCCAACAGTTAGAGAGACATTAAGCAAGATATCCAGTGATTACAAGTTGCAAAACACCATACGCCTGGGAGTTATGAAGGTCAAGTAGATAACAATTATTGTCTTCTCgcagagacttttttttaggcTTTTCCACTTTCAACCCCGAGCAGCACTAATCCCCCTCTCTTTTAGAGATACCATGATTTACAAGTAAGAGTCCCTTTGCAGAGCTCTTtaagaaaagaggaaagaaagagacagcGGGACTCCTTTAAGCCTCTGAGCAATGCACAGAATTTACTCCCCTCCGGAAAGTCACAGCTCCCATCTTCACTGTCCTTGCCCCGTCCTCGCTCAGAGCTCACATTCATTCCACCCAATTTCTAGACGTGTCAAGTGCCTCCCGCACCCTGTTCCCAGAGTCCCTGTCTGACCTGGTAAatccacagctgactggcaatgtcagtcagtccaccactttggtccactAGACTGAAATATCACAACAAATATTGCTTATtacatttggtacagacattcatggtgcccagaTGATGACGCCTCATAACTCGGTGGCCCTCTGAATTTTCATATAGCGCCATTATTTggtcaaaatttcaatttgtccaatactttggtttatgaccaaatacctaaACTCCCATaaacctcagctgtactttgtgtttagtgctaattaaataatgttggcgtgctaacacgctaaactaagatggtaaacatagtaaactttcactttcactcaaCTCATTTTgcgctgacgttagcatttagctcaaagcaccactgtggtTAAGTAGGCCGCTTCCTCACAAAGCCACtaacatggctgtagactcaaTGAGTTACCAAAAAAATCTGGTTTAATGTTGACACCAGTGGGCTAACTCtgaatctgaaaagtgaagccaatgtgaaagtgctttaaaactgtcattctatttaacagccagcagggggcgactcctctggttgcaaaaaaagacgtctgattgtataaaagtctattATATATGAAATACAGTCACGAGTAAGAACATTACTCATCGCAACTTGATTAAATACAAAACCAACCGCAACCTTGGTTCAACAGGATTTATTGCATTCCAGCGCTGACAAAACTGGCAACCCGTCATCTTGTGGCCTCTGGCTCAGCTTTAATGAGAATACTCTCACCGTTCTTAGCTCTTTCACCTGCACATGTCACCTCctacacacactcgcacacacacacagcaccgaTACTGCAGCTCATGTTTTCTAATTGGAAGTTGTAAATGGCTTGATTTGAATAAGTGCCCTCTAAATAGGAGAGGTTTTTGCAGATAATAATTAGCGCGTAAATAAATataaccttcagtagctgacaggCAGATAAACACTTCAATTAGTGGAAAGTATGCAGTATGATAATCTTCTGCTCGTAGGAGGAATCGGGAAAAtacattgatttaaaaaaaaaaatgagtctGCATCACTAAAGGTGTTTTGCATTTCTtcaaacaataaacaaagttgtCCTTGGATGATCGAGCTCACTCATGCATACAGTGAGTGCATGAGAGCTGAAGGAGCGCAGTAAACCAGGTACTTTGCATATTAAAGGGTGAAGCCTGGATTAACAACTAAACCTGCAGGTCTTGAAAACCCTCTGTTCATCTATTTGTAAATGAAATGGAAATGTGTCCTTTGTTACGAGTTTGCTTGTCCTCAACAGCTGTCCAGTAAGGATGTTTTAGTATTTTATGCCAGAATCGAATAAGAACTTGGATGGTTTCAGagtttaaaatcatattttcttaCATGGACTCTGGTAGATGTTGTATTCCAGTACTCCTTGTTCATAAGA encodes:
- the enc1 gene encoding ectoderm-neural cortex protein 1 encodes the protein MKMSVCVHENRKSRASTGSMNIYLFHKSSYADSVLMHLNSLRQQQLFTDVLLHAGSRSFPCHRAVLAACSRYFEAMFSGGLRESQASEVDFRGSIHPEVLELLLDYAYSSRVVINEENAESLLEAGDMLEFQDIRDACAEFLERNLHPSNCLGMLLLSDAHQCTKLSELSWGMCLSNFPAICKTEDFLQLPKDMVVQLLSHEELETEDERLVYEAALNWINYDLEKRHCHLPELLRTVRLALLPAIFLMENVSTEELINAQPKSKELVDEAIRCKLKILQNDGVVNSPCARPRKTSHALFLLGGQTFMCDKLYLVDQKAKEIIPKADIPSPRKEFSACAIGCKVYITGGRGSENGVSKDVWVYDTVQEEWSKAAPMLIARFGHGSAELKHCLYVVGGHTAATGCLPASPSVSLKQVEQYDPVANKWTMVAPLREGVSNAAVVSVKLKLFAFGGTSVTHDKLPKVQCYDPQENRWSVPASCPQPWRYTAAAVLGNQIFVMGGDTEFSACSAYKFSSESYQWTKVGDVTAKRMSCQAVASGNKLYVVGGYFGTQRCKTLDCYDPTLDSWNSITTVPYSLIPTAFVSTWKHLPA